The sequence GGCTGCTGGCGGTGGTGGAAGGAATTATTTGGAAGAATAATCCAGTGCCTTGTAACCCATTGGATTCCTTATCAGACAAAGCTTCGATGCTGGTTCGTCTCAATCCTTGGAAGGTCTGGGGGGTCCCTTCTACCTTGAAGTTCATGGTGAGCTGCTTGTAGTCCATCTCGATGGGTCCAAGAGTTTCGAGCCATTGTATTCCTAAGACCAATTGGCATGCCGCGACCGGAAGAATGTAGTAGTTGGCGGTGACGGAATATCCTTGAATGGTGAGGGTGAGACCGCGACATTGTCCAGTACATTCTATCTTCTCACGGTTAGCAACCATGACTTCGAATTTCTTATCCCGGATCACTGGTAACCCAAACTTTGAGACTATAGCATGATCAATGAAGTTGTGCGTACTACCACCATCTATTAGCACCATCACATTCTTGTTTTTCAGCTTGCCCAGAACGCGTATGGTTTGTGGGTGTTCAGTTCCTGCAATTGCATGAAAAGAAATTTCTGGTATAACTTCATGAGGTTCTTGTTCCGGGTGAGCGCCTTCGACATCCTCAGTGTTCATATGAGGGAAATCCTCGATCATGAATAATTGAGGTCGTTCGCAACTATGGCCAGCAACGAACTTCTTGTCACAGTCATAACATAATCCCTTCTCTCGTCGTTCGCGTGCCTCTTGATTGGTGATTCGGCGGAATGTTGCTGGTTGAGCATTCGAACTCTGGTTCATACGCTGGGTTGGTGGAGGTCCCAGCACACCAGCTGTGGGGTTGGGTGAGGCCTTTGGTGTCAATGAGGTTGGTTGGAAACGAGTTTGCTGGTTTGGCTTCCTCTGCAGTTGGTTGCGTTCTTCGATCAGCCTAGCAACTCCTATTGTATCTGCCAAGGTTCGCGgttgtttaatttttacatCTATGCGAATTTCATCTCGAAGTCCTGCAATAAAACAACCGATGAGAAAATTTTCGGGTAGGCCATCAACTCGGTGGGAAAGCTTTTCAAAAGCTTCTTGATAAGCTGCTACTGATGTGGTTTGTTTAAGACGAGTCAGAGCTTCTGACGGGTCTTCATAGTCGGTTGGACCAAATCGAAGTTGAACAGCCTTGGTGAACTCATCCCATGTGAGTGGTCCACGGAATTTCGTCAACCATCTGTGCCATTGCAGGGCGATGCCTTCTAAATGGAAGGAGGCCAGATGAACTTGTTGTTCTGGTGCAATGTTCTTGAAATCAAAGTACTGTTCTGCCTTGTAAACCCAACCAGTTGGGTCGTCACCATTAAATTTTGGGAAGGACAGCTTGAGGTGTTGATGAGGGTGGTCACTGATAATGTTAAAACGAGAAGTATGTGGGTGTGAGGAGTCATCATGTGGGCTACTGTTTTGGTTATGGGAGGCTCTAAGAGCTTGAAGCTCAGTTAACACTTCCTGTAAGACTGCATTCACCTGATCGAAACTGGTATCGTGTCGTGCTAAGATTTCGTTAACATCGTTGCGGAATTCTGCATTCGTTTTGCCGCGAGTGTCCATGGTCGgacctggctctgataccaatgatATGAAGGAATTTGGAGTTAAGGGCAGAAAGGAATAAGACAGAGAGGGAACTGTTGGAGATAAAAGCTACCCTTTTATTCAATTCATTCACGGTATATGTATAGCCACACATGGAAGAGAAAATAACAACAAAgctgaaaaaaaggaaatgctGCAGAATAGGCAACAGAATAGCACCCACTCTACTACCAAGACTTATTCAATAACTGACTCAACAATTAATGACTGAACAAACAAATTAGACCAAGTCTTCCATCTTGCCACTAGGCCCACTATCACTTTCCATCTTGTTGCCACTACTGGCACGTGTATGCACATATCATACtgaatctcatattttataacactctccattggatgatcataagaatatgtctcattaaaaccttactagaaaaaaccctagtgaaggaaaaagagtacaatattcttttggattactacaactgtctcgttaaaaacctttTCAGTAAAACTCAATGGGACAAAACTtggatgaaggaaaaaagaatgcaACGTAatgatattcttatcaattagTTCCCCCTcatgttgacatgattatattttgggagaattgtgttttaggcccaaaaattaacatttggtccatataacttccataattgatggaaattatataagatgttaaaagaccaatatatccttcaaatttctatatattaccttttaaggatataaaatagtgatgaacTAAAATACCTGACCTTTCACATAagcttttttt is a genomic window of Vitis riparia cultivar Riparia Gloire de Montpellier isolate 1030 chromosome 1, EGFV_Vit.rip_1.0, whole genome shotgun sequence containing:
- the LOC117920466 gene encoding uncharacterized protein LOC117920466, with product MDTRGKTNAEFRNDVNEILARHDTSFDQVNAVLQEVLTELQALRASHNQNSSPHDDSSHPHTSRFNIISDHPHQHLKLSFPKFNGDDPTGWVYKAEQYFDFKNIAPEQQVHLASFHLEGIALQWHRWLTKFRGPLTWDEFTKAVQLRFGPTDYEDPSEALTRLKQTTSVAAYQEAFEKLSHRVDGLPENFLIGCFIAGLRDEIRIDVKIKQPRTLADTIGVARLIEERNQLQRKPNQQTRFQPTSLTPKASPNPTAGVLGPPPTQRMNQSSNAQPATFRRITNQEARERREKGLCYDCDKKFVAGHSCERPQLFMIEDFPHMNTEDVEGAHPEQEPHEVIPEISFHAIAGTEHPQTIRVLGKLKNKNVMVLIDGGSTHNFIDHAIVSKFGLPVIRDKKFEVMVANREKIECTGQCRGLTLTIQGYSVTANYYILPVAACQLVLGIQWLETLGPIEMDYKQLTMNFKVEGTPQTFQGLRRTSIEALSDKESNGLQGTGLFFQIIPSTTASSQPKSYPPEIGQLLAKFSHVFESPTSLPPRRPHDHQIPLQPSAGPVSVRPYRYPYYQKTEIEKMVKELLQSGLIRPSNSPFSSPVLLVKKADGAWRFCVDYRALNDITVKDKYPIPIIDELLDELHGAKFYSKLDLRSGYHQIRVHEDDIPKTAFRTHEGHYEFIVMPFGLTNAPATFQSLMNDLFRSYLRKFILVDYLGHIISEQGVSVDPAKIQAVIEWPTPTTAKGVRGFLGLAGYYQKFIRHFGNIAAPLTRLLSKDGFQWNEAAEMAFTQLKEALTSPPILRLPDFTQRFVIECDASEIGLGAILTQENRPVAYFS